The window CCGCCCAGGAAGCCGGCGACCGCCCCCAGCATCGTCCCGGTGATGACGGCGAAGCTGACCGTGAGCAAGCCGACGTAGAGGGACACGCGCGTGCCGTAGATAATGCGGCTGAACACGTCGCGGAAGTTGCCGTCGATGCCCATGATGTGCTGAGGGCGATCCGACGGGCAACCCAGGATGTGGATGCACGGCCCTTCGCGCTTGCCCACGTCCTCGATACCGATGAGCGGCTGTTCCGGGTCATAGGGGGCGATCAGCGGCGCAAAGATAGCGCTGAAGATCAGCAGCCCCAACAAGATCAGCCCCAGAACGGCCGAACGTTGCCGGAAGAGCCGGCGGTAGGTCAGCCGCCACAGGCTATTGGCGCGGTAGCTGCCGATGTTGCCGATGTGGGCATCATCCAGCGGCGGCAGGGTGGTGACGGGGGTCGGCTCGGGCACGGTTTCCATGTGTTAGTCCAGTTGAATGCGCGGATCAAGGATGGCGTAGGACAGATCGACGATGAGATTGACCATCACATAGCCGATGGCGATGACGACGACGAAGCCCTGGATGATCGGATAATCCCGGGCGGTGATGGCTTCATAGAGGCTGCGGCCGACACCGGCCAGGCCGAAGGTGGTCTCGGTCAGGATGGCCCCGCTGAGCACCAGACCGAACTGCAAGCCGATGATGGTGACAATCGGCAACAGCGCATTGCGAAAGGCATGCTTCATGACGACTTGCTGTTGCCGCAGACCCTTAGCCTTGGCCGTGCGCACGTAATCCTGGCCCAGCACTTCCAGCATGGCCGAGCGGGTCATGCGGGCAATGATCGCCAACGGGATAGTTGCCAGAGCGACGGCCGGCAGAATTAAATGGCGCACGGCGTCGATGAACACTTCCCAGTCGGCGGTGATAAGCGAATTAAAAATGTAGAAATTACTGATGAATTCGGCCAGGCTGGCGCGGAAAGTCCCTTCCGTCAATTGCCAGCCGTACACCTCGTAGAAGGGTATGGGATTGACGCCGGGCGATAGGCGGCCGCTGGGTGGTAACTGAAAGGGCGTGTCCTTCAGCAGCAGGGCAAAGATGTAGATCAGCATGAGGCCGAGCCAGAAGACCGGCATGGAGACACCGATGTTGGCCCCGACCATTGTCGCCACGTCGGTAAGGGAATTGCGGCGCAGGGCCGAAATAATCCCTAAGGGAATGCCGATGGAGACCGCGAGGATGACCGACGTCATACCCAGTTCAATGGTTTGCGGCAGGCGCTCGATGAGAATTTCCATTACCGAACGCTTGAAGCGAATGGACTCGCCAAAGTCGCCGCGCAGCATGTCACGGGCAAAGATGGCGAATTGGGTGGTGAGGGGTTTGTCCAGCCCTTTTTCGGCGTTAAAGACGGCGCAGACTTCCGGCGTGGCCTTTTCGCCAAACATCGCGGTGCATGGCTCGCCGGGGATAGCGCGGGCCAGGGCGAAGGTAACGATTAGGACACCGATGACCACGGGGATGGCGGCCAGGAGACGACGAATTGCATATTGGGTCATACTGCACCTTCGGTTACTGCGCGCGGCCCGGATGATAGCGCGGCGGGATGGGGGCCTAGCCCGCCATCCCGCCGCCTAATGTCTACAGAGTTACATGGTACGTTTCGCTAACTTGCCGGAGCGCTTACTCGGCCGGGGGAGCATTCAGGAAGCCGCCCCACAGCGCCGAGAAGTAGGAGAACGCGCCGGTGTTGCCGACGTGGAGCGGATGGGCCGCATCCCACTGGATAACGTAGGACATCACCACGTCGTTGGCGTCCAGGGCCGAACCATCGTGGAAGGTGACGCCTTCGCGCAGGGTGCAGGTCCAGACGGTCAGGTCTTCGTTGGGCGTGCAGGCCGTAGCCAGCGCCGGCTCGACAGCCGTGCCACCCACTTCATAGGCCAACAGCGCTTCGGTGACCTGCTCGCAGGCCCGCAGCGACTCGCCGTCGGTCTCGTCGGCGCAGTAGAGGCTGATCGGCTCGGCGTTCTGCATCCAGACAAAGGTGTCCTTGCCCGGATCCATCTTGGAGAACGCTTCGTTGCCCAGCGGGCTGACGTGGGCGTTCTGGACGGCGGCCAGGTAGGCCACGCCGGAACCGCCATGCGCCACCGGAATCATGGGCACCAACTCGCGGATCAGGTTGTTGGCCTCAATATAGAGCGGCTCGCGGTCGGCATCGCTGGCCAACGAGGCGGCCTCAGCCAACACGGTGGTCAACTCCTCGTGGTGATCACCGAATTGGGCCGAGGAGCCGGCGCCGAAGTGGTAATCAACGAAGTTGGTCATGTCGGGGTAGTCGGCGCCCCAACCCAGCAGATGCAGCCCTTCAATCGTGCCGGCGTCGGCCGCTTCCAGGAACGCGCCGGACTCCATGACCACGATCTCGGCCGTGATGTTCAGGTTCTCGGCCAACTGGGCCTGGATGTCCTGAGCGACGATGTTGGGGTCGGGCAGATAACCGCGCACGACGTCACGATAGGAGATCGTCGTCTCGAAGCCATCGGGGAAACCGGCCTCGGCCAGCAGTTCGCGGGCGGCCTCGGGGTTGAACTCATGCCACGGGTCGCCGGCGCAACCATTGGGGATGGAGCACGGCGTGAAGTGGCTCGCCACCTCGGAGCCGGGCGGGTAGAAGTTATCGACGATGCGGCCCCGGTCGATACCCATGGCGATGGCCTGGCGCACCAGAACGTTGTCGAACGGCGCGAAGGTGTTGTTCATGCCCACGTAGAAGATGTTGAGGGCCGGGCGCTCCAGCAGTTGCAGGTTGGCGTCGGCGGCGATCGACTCGAAGTCATCCGGGGCGGGGTTGTCGATACCGTCAACCGTGCCGGATTGCAGCTCCAGCAGTCGCGCGGCCGACTCGGTCTGCCAACGGAAGACGAGCGTCTCGGCGACGGCCGGCTCGCCCAATAGTTGGCGTTCTTGGTGAAGGTCAATTCTTCGCCACGGCTCCACTCTTCAACCATGTAGGGGCCGGTACCGATGGGGGCCTCCAGCAGGTCGCCCGTGGCGCCGGTGGCCTCCAGATTCTCGGACGGGTGAATGGCGAACGAGGTAAAGGCTGCCTTCGACGGGAAGGCCGGATCGGGGGCGCACATCGTAAACTGCACCGTCAGGGGGTCGATCGCGGCGATCTCCTTGAACAGACCGGTGTAGCCTTCGGTGTCGCATTCGGTGCCGACAACCATCAGGTCGCCGGCCGGTTCTTCGGCGACGGGTTCGGCCGTGGCTTCGGCGGTCGCTTCGCCGCCGGCCAGTTCGGTCGCGGCGGCCGCAACGGTTGGCGCGACTTCCTCGACGGCGGCCTGGACGGTCGGGGCCAGTTCGGTCGCGGCGGCGGCCAGGGTCGGCGCTACTTCTTCAATCGCTTGCTGGACATCGCCGCTTGTAGCTGTACAGGCGGTGATGGCCAGAGCGGCGAGGAGAAGTAATCCCAATAACAACAACACACGATTCTTCTTCATCTCTTTCACTCCTTGCGTGACTTAAGCCCGGCAGACGCGGGCCTTATAAGGGTCAGAAGAATAGCATGATGGAGGGAAAAGGCAAGGCTTTGGCGTATAAGTGGCATTGAAGGGTCAAAATAGTGGCGGGTGGCGGGTAGCAAGTAGCGGGTGGCGGGTAGCGGGTGGCGAGTAACCCTAACTCGCCACTCGCTACCCGCCACTCGCTACTCGCCCCTCCTCACTATATAATGGTACGAATGAAGAATCGTGAGATCGTGGAAATATTCAGCCGGGTGGCCGATATGCTCGCCATTCGCGGCGACCAGATTCATCGCATCCTGGCCTATCGCAAGGCGGCCGAGAGCATCGAGGCCCTGGGGCGCGATGTCAACGTCGTCTATGCCGAGGGCAAGCTGACCGACATCCCCGGCATCGGCGATACCCTGGCGGCCAAGATCGAGGAGATGCTGACCACCGGTCGGCTGGCGTTCTACGACAAGCTGGCGGCCGAGATTCCGCCGTCGCTGGTCGATATGCTGCGCGTGGAAGGGCTGGGGCCGAAGCGCGTCAAGCAGGTTCACGACGTGCTGAAAATTTCCACCCTCGATGAACTGACCGTGGCCGCGCGCGAGGGCAAGTTGCGCGATTTGCCCGGCATGGGGGCCAAGTCGGAAGCCAAGTTGCTGGCGGCTATCGAGGCGCTGGCCCGCCACGGGGACGCGCGTATTCCGCTGGGCGTGGCCTTGCCCATTGCCCAACAGATGCTGGCCGAGTTGTCCAAAGTACCCGGCGTCGTGCAGGCGGCCGTGGGCGGCTCGTTGCGACGTATGCGCGACACCACCGGCGACATCGACTTGCTGGTGGCCGCCGCTGATGTGGCCGCGGTCATGGATCGCTTCGCCGCGCTGGATAACGTCGAGTCCGTGGCCGGCCGCGGCCCGACCAAGACCAACGTCGTGCTGTTGAACGGCCTGGGCGCCGATCTGCGCGTGTTGCCCGCCGAGCGGTGGGGCACGCTGCTGGTTTATTTCACCGGCAGCAAAGACCACAACGTCAAATTGCGCGAGATGGCCCTGAAGCGCGGCCTCAGCCTGAACGAGCACGCCTTCACTCCCCTCGACGGCGGGCCGGAAATCCTGTGCGCCACCGAAGAGGAAGTCTATCATCGCCTGGGGCTGCCGTTTATTCCGCCCCGTCTGCGCGAGGATCGCGGCGAAATCGAGGCCGCCTTGGCCGGCAAGCTGCCCACCCTGGTGACAGAGAGCGACATCCAGACCGACCTGCATATGCACACCACCTGGTCCGACGGCTCGCTCAGTGTGCTGGAGATGGCGAGGGCGGCTCAGGCGCGCGGCCTGCGGGGCGTCGTCATCACCGATCACTCGGTCAGCCTGGGCATCGCCAATGGCCTGTCGGTGGAGCGCCTCAGGCAGCAGGCGGCCGAGGTGCGGGCCGCCGACGCGGCCATGGGGCCGGACTTCCGCGTGCTCCACGGCACGGAGATGGAAATTCGCGCCGACGGCTCGCTCGATTATCCCGACGAGGTGCTGGCCGAACTGGACGTGGTCGTCGCCAGTCTGCACACGGCCCTGAGCCAGCCGCGCGAACAGGTGACACAGCGCCTGCTGAACGCCATTCGCAACCCCCACGTGGACATCATCGGCCATCCGACCGGCCGGCTCCTGCCCGATCGGGCCGGGGCCGACCTGGACATGGATGCCGTCATCGCCGCCGCGGCCGAGACCGGGACGATCCTGGAGATCAACGCCAACCCGGTGCGGCTCGACCTGCGCGACGTCCACGCCCGGATGGCGATCGAAAAGGGGGTCAAGATCGCCATCGATACCGACGCCCACAGTCCCGGCGAGTTCGACCTGCTGCCCTACGGCG is drawn from Candidatus Promineifilum breve and contains these coding sequences:
- the polX gene encoding DNA polymerase/3'-5' exonuclease PolX, which encodes MKNREIVEIFSRVADMLAIRGDQIHRILAYRKAAESIEALGRDVNVVYAEGKLTDIPGIGDTLAAKIEEMLTTGRLAFYDKLAAEIPPSLVDMLRVEGLGPKRVKQVHDVLKISTLDELTVAAREGKLRDLPGMGAKSEAKLLAAIEALARHGDARIPLGVALPIAQQMLAELSKVPGVVQAAVGGSLRRMRDTTGDIDLLVAAADVAAVMDRFAALDNVESVAGRGPTKTNVVLLNGLGADLRVLPAERWGTLLVYFTGSKDHNVKLREMALKRGLSLNEHAFTPLDGGPEILCATEEEVYHRLGLPFIPPRLREDRGEIEAALAGKLPTLVTESDIQTDLHMHTTWSDGSLSVLEMARAAQARGLRGVVITDHSVSLGIANGLSVERLRQQAAEVRAADAAMGPDFRVLHGTEMEIRADGSLDYPDEVLAELDVVVASLHTALSQPREQVTQRLLNAIRNPHVDIIGHPTGRLLPDRAGADLDMDAVIAAAAETGTILEINANPVRLDLRDVHARMAIEKGVKIAIDTDAHSPGEFDLLPYGVATAQRGWATVADVVNTWPIADLLRYVNRPHAGG
- a CDS encoding ABC transporter permease, with translation MTQYAIRRLLAAIPVVIGVLIVTFALARAIPGEPCTAMFGEKATPEVCAVFNAEKGLDKPLTTQFAIFARDMLRGDFGESIRFKRSVMEILIERLPQTIELGMTSVILAVSIGIPLGIISALRRNSLTDVATMVGANIGVSMPVFWLGLMLIYIFALLLKDTPFQLPPSGRLSPGVNPIPFYEVYGWQLTEGTFRASLAEFISNFYIFNSLITADWEVFIDAVRHLILPAVALATIPLAIIARMTRSAMLEVLGQDYVRTAKAKGLRQQQVVMKHAFRNALLPIVTIIGLQFGLVLSGAILTETTFGLAGVGRSLYEAITARDYPIIQGFVVVIAIGYVMVNLIVDLSYAILDPRIQLD
- a CDS encoding ABC transporter substrate-binding protein; the encoded protein is MTNFVDYHFGAGSSAQFGDHHEELTTVLAEAASLASDADREPLYIEANNLIRELVPMIPVAHGGSGVAYLAAVQNAHVSPLGNEAFSKMDPGKDTFVWMQNAEPISLYCADETDGESLRACEQVTEALLAYEVGGTAVEPALATACTPNEDLTVWTCTLREGVTFHDGSALDANDVVMSYVIQWDAAHPLHVGNTGAFSYFSALWGGFLNAPPAE